From a single Chlorocebus sabaeus isolate Y175 chromosome X, mChlSab1.0.hap1, whole genome shotgun sequence genomic region:
- the CCDC22 gene encoding coiled-coil domain-containing protein 22 isoform X1, whose translation MEEADRILIHSLRQAGTAVPPDVQTLRAFTTELVVEAVVRCLRVINPAVGSGLSPLLPLAMSARFRLAMSLAQACMDLGYPLELGYQNFLYPSEPDLRDLLLFLAERLPTDASEDADQPAGDSAILLRAIGSQIRDQLALPWVPPLLRTPKLQHLQGSALQKPFRASRLVVPELSSRGEPREFQASPLLLPVPTQVPQPVGRVASLLEHHALQLCQQTGRDRPGDEDWVPRTSRLPPQEDTRAQRQRLQKQLTEHLRQSWGLLGAPIQTRDLGELLQAWGAGAKTGAPKGSRFTHSEKFTFHLEPQTQATQVSDVPATSRRPEQDTWAAQEQELESLREQLEGVNRSIEEVEADMKTLGVSFVQAESECRQSELSTAEREQALRLKSRTVELLPDGAANLAKLQLVVENSAQRVIHLAGQWEKHRVPLLAEYRHLRKLQDCRELESSRRLAEIQELHQSVRAAAEEARRKEEVYKQLVSELETLPRDVSRLAYTQRILEIVGNIRKQKEEITKILSDTKELQKEINSLSGKLDRTFAVTDELVFKDAKKDDAVRKAYKYLAALHENCSQLIQTIEDTGTIMREVRDLEEQIETELGKKTLSNLEKIREDYRALRQENAGLLGRVREA comes from the exons ATGGAGGAGGCGGACCGAATCCTCATCCATTCCCTGCGCCAGGCCGGCAC GGCAGTTCCTCCAGATGTGCAGACCTTGCGCGCCTTCACCACTGAGCTGGTTGTAGAGGCTGTGGTCCGCTGCCTGCGTGTGATCAACCCTGCTGTGGGCTCTGGCCTCAGCCCCCTGCTGCCTCTTGCCATGTCTGCCCGGTTCCGCCTGGCCATGAGCCTGGCTCAGGCCTGCATG GACCTGGGCTATCCCTTGGAGCTTGGCTATCAGAACTTCCTCTACCCCAGTGAGCCTGACCTCCGAGACCTGCTTCTCTTCTTGGCTGAGCGTCTGCCCACCGATGCCTCTGAGGATGCAGACCAGCCTGCAG GTGACTCAGCTATTCTCCTCCGGGCCATCGGGAGCCAAATTCGGGACCAGCTGGCACTGCCTTGGGTCCCGCCCCTCCTTCGCACTCCCAAGCTGCAGCACCTCCAG GGCTcagccctccagaagcctttccgtgCCAGCAGGCTGGTCGTGCCCGAATTGAGTTCCAGAGGCG AGCCACGGGAGTTCCAGGCGAGTCCCCTGCTGCTTCCAGTCCCTACTCAGGTGCCTCAGCCTGTTGGAAGGGTGGCCTCACTCCTCGAACACCATGCCCTGCAGCTCTGCCAGCAGACGGGCCGGGACCGGCCAGGGGATGAGGACTGGGTGCCCCGAACATCCCGCCTCCCACCCCAG GAGGACACACGGGCTCAGCGGCAGCGGCTGCAGAAGCAACTGACTGAGCATCTGCGCCAAAGCTGGGGCCTGCTTGGGGCCCCCATACAAACCCGAGACCTGGGAGAGCTGCTGCAGGCCTGGGGTGCTGGGGCCAAGACTGGTGCTCCTAAGGGCTCCCGCTTCACGCACTCAGAGAAGTTCACCTTCCATCTG GAGCCCCAGACCCAGGCCACTCAGGTGTCAGATGTGCCGGCCACCTCCCGGCGGCCTGAACAG gaCACATGGGCAGCTCAGGAACAGGAGCTTGAGTCCCTTCGGGAGCAGCTGGAAGGAGTGAACCGCAGCATTGAGGAGGTTGAGGCCGACATGAAAACCCTGGGCGTCAGCTTTGTGCAG GCAGAGTCTGAGTGCCGGCAGAGCGAGCTCAGCACAGCGGAGCGTGAGCAGGCCCTGCGCCTGAAGAGCCGCACGGTGGAGCTGCTGCCTGATGGGGCTGCCAACCTTGCCAAGCTGCAG CTTGTGGTGGAGAATAGTGCCCAGCGGGTCATCCACTTGGCGGGTCAGTGGGAGAAGCACCGGGTCCCACTCCTGGCTGAGTACCGCCACCTCCGAAAGCTGCAGGATTGCAGAGAG CTGGAATCTTCTCGGCGGCTGGCAGAGATCCAAGAACTGCACCAGAGTGTCCGGGCAGCTGCTGAAGAGGCCCGCAGGAAGGAGGAGGTCTATAAGCAGCTG GTGTCAGAGCTGGAGACTCTGCCCAGAGATGTGTCCCGGCTGGCCTACACCCAGCGCATCCTGGAGATTGTGGGCAACATCcggaagcagaaggaagagatCACCAAG ATCTTGTCTGACACGAAGGAGCTTCAGAAGGAAATCAACTCCTTATCTGGGAAGCTGGACCGGACGTTTGCGGTGACTGATGAGCTTGTGTTCAAG GATGCCAAGAAGGACGATGCTGTTCGGAAGGCCTATAAGTATCTAGCTGCCCTGCACGAG AACTGCAGCCAGCTCATCCAGACCATTGAGGACACCGGCACCATCATGCGGGAGGTTCGAGACCTCGAGGAGCAG ATCGAGACAGAGCTGGGCAAGAAGACCCTCAGCAACCTGGAGAAGATCCGGGAGGACTACCGAGCCCTCCGCCAGGAGAACGCTGGCCTCCTGGGCCGGGTCCGGGAGGCCTGA
- the CCDC22 gene encoding coiled-coil domain-containing protein 22 isoform X2, whose amino-acid sequence MEEADRILIHSLRQAGTAVPPDVQTLRAFTTELVVEAVVRCLRVINPAVGSGLSPLLPLAMSARFRLAMSLAQACMDLGYPLELGYQNFLYPSEPDLRDLLLFLAERLPTDASEDADQPAGDSAILLRAIGSQIRDQLALPWVPPLLRTPKLQHLQGSALQKPFRASRLVVPELSSRGEPREFQASPLLLPVPTQVPQPVGRVASLLEHHALQLCQQTGRDRPGDEDWVPRTSRLPPQEPQTQATQVSDVPATSRRPEQDTWAAQEQELESLREQLEGVNRSIEEVEADMKTLGVSFVQAESECRQSELSTAEREQALRLKSRTVELLPDGAANLAKLQLVVENSAQRVIHLAGQWEKHRVPLLAEYRHLRKLQDCRELESSRRLAEIQELHQSVRAAAEEARRKEEVYKQLVSELETLPRDVSRLAYTQRILEIVGNIRKQKEEITKILSDTKELQKEINSLSGKLDRTFAVTDELVFKDAKKDDAVRKAYKYLAALHENCSQLIQTIEDTGTIMREVRDLEEQIETELGKKTLSNLEKIREDYRALRQENAGLLGRVREA is encoded by the exons ATGGAGGAGGCGGACCGAATCCTCATCCATTCCCTGCGCCAGGCCGGCAC GGCAGTTCCTCCAGATGTGCAGACCTTGCGCGCCTTCACCACTGAGCTGGTTGTAGAGGCTGTGGTCCGCTGCCTGCGTGTGATCAACCCTGCTGTGGGCTCTGGCCTCAGCCCCCTGCTGCCTCTTGCCATGTCTGCCCGGTTCCGCCTGGCCATGAGCCTGGCTCAGGCCTGCATG GACCTGGGCTATCCCTTGGAGCTTGGCTATCAGAACTTCCTCTACCCCAGTGAGCCTGACCTCCGAGACCTGCTTCTCTTCTTGGCTGAGCGTCTGCCCACCGATGCCTCTGAGGATGCAGACCAGCCTGCAG GTGACTCAGCTATTCTCCTCCGGGCCATCGGGAGCCAAATTCGGGACCAGCTGGCACTGCCTTGGGTCCCGCCCCTCCTTCGCACTCCCAAGCTGCAGCACCTCCAG GGCTcagccctccagaagcctttccgtgCCAGCAGGCTGGTCGTGCCCGAATTGAGTTCCAGAGGCG AGCCACGGGAGTTCCAGGCGAGTCCCCTGCTGCTTCCAGTCCCTACTCAGGTGCCTCAGCCTGTTGGAAGGGTGGCCTCACTCCTCGAACACCATGCCCTGCAGCTCTGCCAGCAGACGGGCCGGGACCGGCCAGGGGATGAGGACTGGGTGCCCCGAACATCCCGCCTCCCACCCCAG GAGCCCCAGACCCAGGCCACTCAGGTGTCAGATGTGCCGGCCACCTCCCGGCGGCCTGAACAG gaCACATGGGCAGCTCAGGAACAGGAGCTTGAGTCCCTTCGGGAGCAGCTGGAAGGAGTGAACCGCAGCATTGAGGAGGTTGAGGCCGACATGAAAACCCTGGGCGTCAGCTTTGTGCAG GCAGAGTCTGAGTGCCGGCAGAGCGAGCTCAGCACAGCGGAGCGTGAGCAGGCCCTGCGCCTGAAGAGCCGCACGGTGGAGCTGCTGCCTGATGGGGCTGCCAACCTTGCCAAGCTGCAG CTTGTGGTGGAGAATAGTGCCCAGCGGGTCATCCACTTGGCGGGTCAGTGGGAGAAGCACCGGGTCCCACTCCTGGCTGAGTACCGCCACCTCCGAAAGCTGCAGGATTGCAGAGAG CTGGAATCTTCTCGGCGGCTGGCAGAGATCCAAGAACTGCACCAGAGTGTCCGGGCAGCTGCTGAAGAGGCCCGCAGGAAGGAGGAGGTCTATAAGCAGCTG GTGTCAGAGCTGGAGACTCTGCCCAGAGATGTGTCCCGGCTGGCCTACACCCAGCGCATCCTGGAGATTGTGGGCAACATCcggaagcagaaggaagagatCACCAAG ATCTTGTCTGACACGAAGGAGCTTCAGAAGGAAATCAACTCCTTATCTGGGAAGCTGGACCGGACGTTTGCGGTGACTGATGAGCTTGTGTTCAAG GATGCCAAGAAGGACGATGCTGTTCGGAAGGCCTATAAGTATCTAGCTGCCCTGCACGAG AACTGCAGCCAGCTCATCCAGACCATTGAGGACACCGGCACCATCATGCGGGAGGTTCGAGACCTCGAGGAGCAG ATCGAGACAGAGCTGGGCAAGAAGACCCTCAGCAACCTGGAGAAGATCCGGGAGGACTACCGAGCCCTCCGCCAGGAGAACGCTGGCCTCCTGGGCCGGGTCCGGGAGGCCTGA